The following coding sequences lie in one Portunus trituberculatus isolate SZX2019 chromosome 12, ASM1759143v1, whole genome shotgun sequence genomic window:
- the LOC123502908 gene encoding LOW QUALITY PROTEIN: DNA mismatch repair protein Mlh1-like (The sequence of the model RefSeq protein was modified relative to this genomic sequence to represent the inferred CDS: inserted 1 base in 1 codon) produces MDEPAKIRRLDETVVNRIAAGEVVQRPANALKEMIENSLDAKSTNIQVTVNEGGLKCMQILDNGTGIRKEDMEIVCERFTTSKLQEFSDLTSLTTYGFRGEALASISHVAHLAITTKTADSKCAWRASYIDGKLSGKPKPVAGNQGTQITVEDLFYNVPVRRKALRSPAEEHGKVFEVVSRYAIHNANVGFTLRKQGQQNVEFRTPPRSTPCDNIRSVFGPAVARELLAVDCVDDKLGFQCKGLVSNANYSVKKCTFLLFINHRLVDSTALRKSLETMYAAYLPKNGHPFIYLSLELDPSTLDVNVHPTKHEVFFLHQDEIVESVQKACEAKLLGANESRTFYTQGLLPGAGSVRPPSSKTAGGEGGGEKEKRDAASKPYAHELVRTDSRTQKMDKFLTGTGEKNGETERKEEEGGKEKASTSSTQQCNRRDIQLTSILALRQEFEANTHAGLLESVRDLTFVGCVNRQYALVQHARTLFLVNTCWLSEELFYQVTLNDFGNFGILKLSSPVDICELALIALEQPDSGWSEGDGPKEDLAAYIKTLLLSKAEMLQEYFSMEIDSEGRVCTLPYLLDQYVPDMEGLPMFVLRLXAEVEWSDEKECFDTFARELARFYAVKMKKKKEGGGEGRGWKWDLEHLIYPAARKILQPPKHFAQDTTFLQIANLTELYRVFERC; encoded by the exons ATGGATGAGCCAGCCAAAATCCGCCGGCTGGATGAGACAGTGGTGAACCGCATTGCTGCCGGGGAGGTGGTGCAGCGGCCAGCCAATGCACTCAAGGAGATGATTGaaaacag tctgGATGCAAAGTCAACAAACATCCAGGTAACAGTTAATGAAGGTGGCCTGAAATGTATGCAGATACTGGACAACGGCacag gCATCAGGAAGGAGGACATGGAGATCGTGTGTGAGCGTTTCACCACCAGCAAGCTTCAAGAGTTCTCTGACCTGACCTCCCTCACCACGTACGGCTTCAGGGGGGAAGCTCTGGCCTCCATCAGCCATGTCGCCCACCTGGCCATCACCACCAAGACTGCTGACTCCAAGTGTGCCTGGAG gGCCAGCTACATTGACGGCAAGCTCTCCGGCAAACCCAAACCTGTGGCAGGCAACCAGGGGACCCAGATAACAGTGGAGGACCTGTTCTACAATGTGCCGGTGAGGAGGAAGGCACTGCGCAGCCCAGCGGAGGAGCATGGCAAGGTGTTTGAG GTTGTCAGCCGGTACGCCATCCACAACGCCAATGTTGGGTTCACACTGAGGAAGCAGGGGCAGCAAAACGTGGAATTCCGCACCCCACCTCGCTCCACCCCATGTGACAACATCCGGTCTGTGTTTGGGCCGGCTGTGGCGAGGGAGCTGCTGGCGGTGGACTGTGTGGATGACAAGCTAGGGTTCCAGTGTAAGGGTCTGGTGAGCAATGCCAACTACTCAGTGAAGAAATGCACCTTTTTGCTCTTCATTAATCATCGCTTGGTGGATTcgacag cccTAAGGAAGTCACTGGAGACTATGTACGCTGCCTACCTCCCAAAGAATGGCCACCCATTCATCTACCTATCCCTGGAGCTTGACCCGTCCACCCTGGATGTCAACGTTCACCCCACAAAGCACGAGGTCTTCTTTCTCCACCAGGACGAGATTGTAGAGAGTGTGCAGAAGGCGTGTGAGGCAAAGCTGCTTGGGGCTAATGAGTCACGGACCTTCTATACACAG GGCCTCCTCCCCGGGGCTGGATCGGTGCGGCCCCCCTCCTCCAAGACAGCCGGGGGTGAGGGgggtggggagaaggagaagagggacgcTGCCAGCAAACCGTACGCCCACGAACTCGTACGCACAGACTCACGAACACAGAAGATGGATAAGTTTTTgactgg GactggagagaagaatggagagacagagagaaaggaggaggaaggagggaaggagaaagcaaGTACCTCATCAACACAGCAATGCAACAG GCGCGACATACAGCTCACCTCCATCCTGGCCCTACGCCAGGAGTTTGAGGCCAACACACACGCTGGCCTGCTGGAGTCAGTGCGTGACCTGACCTTTGTGGGGTGTGTGAATAGACAGTATGCGCTGGTCCAACATGCACGCACCCTCTTTCTGGTCAACACTTGctggctcag TGAGGAACTCTTCTATCAAGTCACTCTCAATGATTTTGGAAACTTCGGAATTCTAAAACTTTCG AGCCCAGTGGACATTTGTGAACTGGCCCTGATAGCTTTAGAGCAGCCGGACAGTGGGTGGAGTGAGGGTGATGGCCCCAAGGAGGATCTGGCAGCTTACATCAAGACTCTGCTGCTATCCAAGGCTGAGATGCTGCAGGAGTACTTCAGCATGGAGATTGACAGTGAGGGGAGGGTGTGCACACTGCCTTATCTCCTGG ACCAGTACGTGCCGGACATGGAGGGACTGCCTATGTTTGTGCTGCGGC GGGCGGAGGTGGAGTGGAGTGATGAGAAGGAGTGCTTTGACACCTTTGCACGGGAGCTGGCAAGGTTCTATGCTGTCAagatgaag aagaagaaggaaggaggaggagaggggagagggtggaagTGGGACTTAGAGCATTTGATATACCCAGCGGCAAGGAAGATACTGCAACCCCCCAAACACTTCGCCCAGGACACCACCTTCCTGCAGATTGCCAACCTTACCGAGCTGTACCGAGTGTTTGAACGGTgctag